The following is a genomic window from Solidesulfovibrio fructosivorans JJ].
GCCCGTCTTGCCCCGGAGGCCCGCCATGCGTGAAATCATTGTCCTAAGCGGCAAGGGCGGAGCCGGCAAAACCTCGGTCACGGCCGCGTTCGCCGCCCTGGCGCGCAAAAAGGTCGTCTGCGACCTCGACGTCGACGCCCCGGACCTGCACATCCTGCTCGATCCGTCCGACGAGGCAAAGGAGCCGTTCATCTCGGGCAACCTCGCCGTCATCGACCGGGACCTCTGCGACGGCTGCGGCATCTGCAAGGAAACCTGCCGCTTCGACGCCGTCATCGCCGGCCCGGACGGCAAATGCCGCATCGAGGAAAGCCGCTGTGAAGGCTGTAAGGCCTGCGTGGTGCTGTGCCCCCGGCAGGCCATCGCCTTTCCGCCGCGCACCTGCGGCTTTTCCGCCATCGCCGCCACCCGCTTCGGGCCGCTGGTCCACGCGAGGCTCGACCCCGGCGCGGAAAACTCCGGCCGACTGGTCATGCTGCTCAAGCAAAAAGCCCGCAAGCTGGCGGAAATGGAAGGCCTCGACCTGATCCTGTGCGACGGCGCGCCCGGCATCGCCTGCCCGGTCATAAGCGCCCTGTCCGGCGCGACAATGACCGTGCTCGTCACCGAGCCCACGCCCTCCGGCACCCACGACCTCAAGCGCGTGGCCGACCTGTGCGCCCACTTCAAACTGCCGGCCGGGGTCATCATCAACAAGGCCGACCTCAATCCCGACGAGGCGGCCCGCATCGAGGACTATTGCATCCAAAACGGGCTGACCCTGCTCGGCCATCTGCCCCATCACCCGGATGTGACCCGGGCCATGGTGGCCAGAAAAACTTTGCCCGAATACGGAGGCCCCCTGGTCGACGACATCCGCCGCC
Proteins encoded in this region:
- a CDS encoding ATP-binding protein, giving the protein MREIIVLSGKGGAGKTSVTAAFAALARKKVVCDLDVDAPDLHILLDPSDEAKEPFISGNLAVIDRDLCDGCGICKETCRFDAVIAGPDGKCRIEESRCEGCKACVVLCPRQAIAFPPRTCGFSAIAATRFGPLVHARLDPGAENSGRLVMLLKQKARKLAEMEGLDLILCDGAPGIACPVISALSGATMTVLVTEPTPSGTHDLKRVADLCAHFKLPAGVIINKADLNPDEAARIEDYCIQNGLTLLGHLPHHPDVTRAMVARKTLPEYGGPLVDDIRRLWDATIALADTCAKGK